The proteins below are encoded in one region of Candidatus Margulisiibacteriota bacterium:
- a CDS encoding NYN domain-containing protein: MNYKRNQRVGIFVDVQNLFYSAKYQYKARVNFEKLLDKLNSKRKLIRAIAYIVQTPEIDQSHFLEMLQRNGYEIKIKQLRVRPDGSSKGDWDMGIAIDTISMSDRLDVIVLVSGDGDFVDLTTMLKGRGAIVEVASFPKSTASELISVANYYCPIDKDLLYYD, translated from the coding sequence ATGAATTATAAAAGAAATCAGAGAGTAGGTATTTTTGTTGATGTGCAGAATTTATTCTACTCTGCAAAATACCAGTATAAAGCAAGGGTTAATTTTGAAAAATTACTTGATAAACTAAATTCTAAGCGTAAACTGATTCGGGCAATTGCTTATATCGTGCAAACTCCGGAAATCGATCAATCCCATTTTCTGGAAATGCTCCAGCGAAATGGGTATGAAATAAAAATTAAGCAATTGAGGGTCAGGCCTGATGGATCTTCCAAGGGTGATTGGGATATGGGTATTGCGATCGATACTATTTCGATGTCCGACCGATTGGATGTCATAGTGCTTGTGAGCGGTGATGGGGATTTCGTTGATTTAACAACGATGTTAAAAGGGAGAGGCGCTATTGTAGAGGTAGCCTCTTTTCCTAAAAGTACAGCCTCCGAATTAATTTCAGTTGCTAATTATTATTGTCCGATCGATAAAGATTTGCTTTATTATGATTAG
- a CDS encoding type II secretion system protein GspE: MKSNDVVFILNSCLEAALVQNASDVHIETKADTLAIKFRVDGQLIDYKVISKDIAPQIFSRLKVLIKADITKKYIPQEGRFSFGLNKFPIVDIRVIIIPTILGERATMRILHRNDLLRSLPSLGMHQTILQKYSELLRSRHGLILISGSTGSGKTTTLYASLLDIKAKHKNIITVEDPVEYVVEEINQIQFNKDSDLSFASCLRYILRMDPDIIFIGEIRDAETAALACSAALTGHLVVATIHTNDSISAITRLYDMGVEPFMIAHSLVGVVSQTLLPKVCMDCMGEGCESCMLKGVKGRIGVFELLVMNEQLKELVIKPPYGTNALKKAAREDFYVTLIEEATLKLNGGIISEKEFHMLALS, encoded by the coding sequence GTGAAAAGTAATGATGTAGTTTTCATCTTAAATAGCTGTCTCGAAGCAGCGCTAGTGCAGAATGCGAGCGATGTTCATATTGAAACGAAAGCTGATACGCTGGCTATAAAGTTCAGAGTGGATGGACAGCTTATCGATTATAAGGTTATTTCCAAAGATATTGCTCCTCAGATTTTTTCCCGTTTAAAAGTATTGATTAAAGCAGATATAACAAAGAAGTATATTCCTCAAGAAGGAAGATTTTCTTTTGGTTTAAATAAATTTCCGATAGTCGATATCCGCGTTATTATTATTCCCACAATACTCGGCGAGCGAGCAACCATGCGGATACTGCATAGAAACGATTTGCTCCGGTCATTACCTTCTTTGGGAATGCATCAAACGATTTTGCAGAAGTATTCGGAGTTGCTTCGTTCCAGACATGGTCTAATCTTGATATCCGGATCTACGGGTAGCGGGAAAACCACGACACTCTATGCTTCCTTGCTTGATATAAAAGCCAAACATAAAAACATTATTACAGTAGAAGATCCGGTTGAATATGTAGTGGAGGAAATTAACCAGATACAGTTTAATAAGGATTCTGATTTATCCTTTGCTTCGTGTTTGCGTTATATTCTGAGAATGGACCCTGATATAATTTTTATTGGTGAAATCCGTGATGCTGAAACCGCTGCTTTGGCGTGCAGTGCTGCATTGACTGGACATCTCGTTGTTGCAACTATTCACACTAATGATAGCATTTCTGCTATAACCAGGCTCTATGACATGGGAGTCGAACCGTTTATGATCGCCCATTCGTTAGTAGGCGTAGTTTCTCAGACATTATTACCAAAAGTTTGTATGGATTGTATGGGAGAAGGCTGTGAGTCCTGTATGTTGAAAGGGGTCAAAGGCAGAATAGGTGTTTTTGAGCTGCTGGTTATGAATGAACAATTAAAAGAGCTTGTTATTAAGCCTCCATATGGAACGAATGCCTTGAAAAAAGCTGCTCGTGAAGATTTTTATGTAACACTCATTGAAGAAGCAACATTAAAACTAAATGGTGGTATAATTTCAGAAAAAGAGTTCCATATGCTTGCGTTATCGTGA
- a CDS encoding B/F/G family RNA polymerase sigma-70 factor, translating into MGRELFCEYYSTRQKELRDRIVSENLNLVKYIARKFLNRGEPLEDIIQVGTIGLMKAIDRYDPNQDIEFATYATPTIVGEIKHFFRDKSHLIKIPRRLHELNAKVKKVIFDVNKEDGRSPTIAEICQIVGVSEEEVLESLEAGQAYMTVSLDAPSYVTERTGDPSTSSKAALIDNVKKVDEEDVVINKETLRDAIATNLNRREQRIIYLRFYDNLSQNEIAQLLNLSQMHVSRLLNHALEKLKKTMAK; encoded by the coding sequence TTGGGTAGGGAACTATTTTGCGAATATTATAGTACCAGACAAAAAGAGCTTCGAGACAGGATTGTTTCCGAAAATCTAAACCTGGTCAAATATATTGCCCGTAAATTTCTCAACAGAGGAGAGCCTCTGGAAGATATAATTCAGGTTGGGACGATAGGATTGATGAAGGCCATTGATCGGTATGACCCCAATCAGGATATAGAATTTGCTACTTATGCGACGCCTACCATTGTTGGAGAGATAAAGCATTTTTTTCGTGATAAGAGTCATCTTATTAAGATTCCTCGAAGACTTCATGAGTTAAATGCCAAAGTGAAAAAAGTAATTTTCGATGTTAATAAAGAAGATGGCCGGTCACCGACAATAGCCGAGATATGCCAAATTGTTGGTGTTTCGGAAGAGGAAGTTTTAGAATCCCTTGAAGCCGGACAGGCTTACATGACAGTTTCTCTTGACGCCCCATCGTATGTCACCGAGCGTACCGGCGATCCTAGTACATCTTCAAAAGCAGCCCTCATAGATAACGTTAAAAAGGTTGATGAAGAAGACGTTGTTATCAATAAAGAAACCCTTCGTGATGCAATTGCCACAAACCTTAATAGAAGAGAACAGCGTATAATCTATCTGAGGTTTTATGATAATCTTTCCCAGAACGAGATTGCTCAGTTGTTGAACCTTTCTCAGATGCACGTTTCAAGATTACTTAATCATGCCCTTGAGAAGTTAAAGAAAACGATGGCGAAATAA
- a CDS encoding UDP-N-acetylmuramoyl-L-alanyl-D-glutamate--2,6-diaminopimelate ligase — MICFDSRKIKPGDIFLCLPNAHPFINEALTRGAKEITHCTRQEMAKIAADFFNNPSQTLTVIGVTGTNGKTTTTHITAHILNLAGFKAHIIGTLSGNLTTPESIELQEIMAEKIKQGYTHIIMEVSSIGIDQHRVDHIDFDIKLLTNVTQDHLDYHKTFEDYRNTKLYFMNNFPGKTIYPEDFAEYKIDISLPLTGKFNYLNAQAAGKICEELGITQEIIKKGLSTATPVPGRFECINLGQDFFVFVDYAHTPDGIQNILEGIIDFRKTHELQGSIITVFGCGGDRDRTKRPIMGSIAEELSDKAIITSDNPRSENPEDIISEILKGIKDPSKIKIEADRKTAIHYAIKNAKKGDIVLIAGKGHETYQIIGNQSFHFDDREEAAIAIKGLQA; from the coding sequence ATGATATGTTTTGATTCGCGAAAAATTAAACCTGGCGATATATTCTTATGCCTCCCAAATGCACATCCATTCATCAATGAAGCCCTCACTCGGGGAGCAAAAGAAATCACTCATTGTACCAGACAGGAAATGGCTAAAATTGCAGCGGATTTTTTTAATAATCCGTCCCAAACCTTAACCGTTATAGGGGTAACAGGAACTAATGGGAAAACAACAACAACCCATATCACAGCTCACATCCTCAATCTTGCAGGTTTCAAAGCACACATAATCGGAACCCTTTCAGGGAATCTGACTACTCCGGAATCTATCGAACTGCAAGAGATCATGGCAGAAAAAATAAAACAAGGTTATACACACATTATCATGGAAGTATCTTCTATCGGTATCGACCAACACCGTGTTGATCATATAGATTTTGACATAAAATTATTAACCAATGTAACCCAGGACCATCTTGATTACCATAAAACTTTCGAGGATTACCGAAACACAAAATTATACTTTATGAATAATTTCCCAGGAAAAACCATTTATCCGGAAGACTTTGCAGAATACAAAATAGATATTTCTTTACCACTGACAGGCAAATTCAACTATCTTAATGCCCAAGCCGCTGGTAAAATATGCGAAGAACTGGGAATCACTCAGGAAATAATAAAAAAGGGATTATCAACAGCGACTCCGGTTCCCGGACGTTTTGAATGCATTAATCTTGGCCAAGACTTCTTTGTGTTTGTAGATTATGCTCATACTCCCGACGGCATCCAGAATATACTTGAGGGCATTATTGACTTCAGGAAGACCCATGAGCTTCAGGGCTCTATCATAACCGTATTCGGTTGTGGCGGAGACCGTGACAGGACAAAACGACCGATAATGGGATCAATTGCTGAAGAGCTTAGTGACAAGGCAATAATCACCTCCGACAATCCCCGCTCAGAAAATCCTGAAGATATTATTAGCGAGATTCTAAAAGGGATAAAAGACCCTAGCAAAATCAAAATAGAAGCAGACAGAAAAACAGCTATTCATTATGCAATTAAAAATGCCAAAAAAGGTGATATAGTTCTAATTGCAGGCAAAGGCCATGAAACCTACCAGATAATCGGAAACCAATCTTTTCATTTTGACGATAGAGAAGAAGCTGCAATAGCCATCAAGGGATTGCAGGCATGA